One stretch of Bombus terrestris chromosome 5, iyBomTerr1.2, whole genome shotgun sequence DNA includes these proteins:
- the LOC100643195 gene encoding aprataxin and PNK-like factor isoform X3 translates to MKKLQILRVDNDVVQKMDLQIGNNIIGRNVETGCDDDRIIKYAAIINLTSDNEMTITPVNEDLDSNSVRDKRLCSGEGDNSRSSCNALHKILNNDHNVNKVNVEESVTNEDNITYNNNENKAQDANSTLICDYHNIDQSSAIERSAYEVQNMNKENSESYVNEKTLSLKKNLDLPSISEDHEKVVVEDIQSPVSKNVHRSKISANATGNVFRRDKCRYGEECYRKNSQHRDKFCHPEDSDYDIPDNREECPYGTRCYRKNPQHKMKFKHIGTNIANNKRKKQNSKQTQIQKSLDTISGMEDSSVEESAEESVDESEYEPSSNDESSDDDEMYSDKN, encoded by the exons atgaaaaaattacaaatacttCGAGTAGATAACGACGTGGTGCAAAAAATGGACTTACAAATAGGTAATAACATCATTGGCCGAAATGTTGAAACTGGA TGTGATGATgatcgaattataaaatatgccgcaataataaatttaacatcTGACAATGAAATGACAATAACACCG GTTAATGAAGATTTAGATTCTAATAGTGTACGTGATAAAAGACTCTGTTCAGGAGAAGGAGATAATTCACGTTCTTCATGCAATGCattgcataaaatattaaataatgatcacaatgtaaataaagtaaatgttGAAGAAAGTGTTACAAATGaagataatataacatataataacaatgaaaataaagcaCAAGATGCAAATTCTACATTAATATGTGATTATCACAACATAGATCAGTCATCTGCAATTGAGAGATCTGCTTATGAAGTTCAAAATATGAATAAAGAGAATAGTGAATCTTATGTAAATGAAAAGACTTTAAGCCTTAAAAAAAATTTAGATTTACCCTCTATAAGCGAAGACCATGAAAAAGTGGTGGTAGAAGATATACAATCCCCTGTTTCAAAAAATGTACATAGATCAAAAATATCTGCTAATGCAACAGGAAATGTTTTCAGAAGAGATAAATGCAGATATGGAGAGGAATGTTATAg GAAAAATTCACAGCATAGAGATAAATTTTGCCATCCTGAAGATTCTGATTATGATATACCTGATAATAGAGAAGAATGTCCCTATGGCACTCGATGCTATCGTAAAAACCCTCAGCATAAAATGAAGTTCAAACATATTGGTACAAATATTGCAAATAATAAGCGTAAGAAGCAGAATTCTAAACAAACACAGATACAAAAATCTTTGGATACTATAAGTGGAATGGAGGATTCATCCGTAGAGGAGTCTGCTGAGGAATCTGTTGATGAATCTGAGTATGAGCCTTCTAGCAATGATGAAAGTTCAGATGATGATGAAATGTACTCTGACAAAAATTGA
- the LOC100643195 gene encoding aprataxin and PNK-like factor isoform X2: MKKLQILRVDNDVVQKMDLQIGNNIIGRNVETGCDDDRIIKYAAIINLTSDNEMTITPVAPCYMKSIESSRWQLLKLGVAVPVKPGDVCTLVPDKCWFKIISVPDKMENNEDYTLKRKVNEDLDSNSVRDKRLCSGEGDNSRSSCNALHKILNNDHNVNKVNVEESVTNEDNITYNNNENKAQDANSTLICDYHNIDQSSAIERSAYEVQNMNKENSESYVNEKTLSLKKNLDLPSISEDHEKVVVEDIQSPVSKNVHRSKISANATGNVFRRDKCRYGEECYRKNSQHRDKFCHPEDSDYDIPDNREECPYGTRCYRKNPQHKMKFKHIGTNIANNKRKKQNSKQTQIQKSLDTISGMEDSSVEESAEESVDESEYEPSSNDESSDDDEMYSDKN, encoded by the exons atgaaaaaattacaaatacttCGAGTAGATAACGACGTGGTGCAAAAAATGGACTTACAAATAGGTAATAACATCATTGGCCGAAATGTTGAAACTGGA TGTGATGATgatcgaattataaaatatgccgcaataataaatttaacatcTGACAATGAAATGACAATAACACCG GTTGCTCCATGTTATATGAAGTCTATCGAATCGTCGCGATGGCAACTTCTTAAATTGGGTGTTGCAGTACCGGTAAAACCTGGAGATGTTTGTACTCTGGTACCGGATAAATGTTGGTTTAAAATTATATCAGTACctgataaaatggaaaataatgaGGACTATACGTTGAAACgaaaa GTTAATGAAGATTTAGATTCTAATAGTGTACGTGATAAAAGACTCTGTTCAGGAGAAGGAGATAATTCACGTTCTTCATGCAATGCattgcataaaatattaaataatgatcacaatgtaaataaagtaaatgttGAAGAAAGTGTTACAAATGaagataatataacatataataacaatgaaaataaagcaCAAGATGCAAATTCTACATTAATATGTGATTATCACAACATAGATCAGTCATCTGCAATTGAGAGATCTGCTTATGAAGTTCAAAATATGAATAAAGAGAATAGTGAATCTTATGTAAATGAAAAGACTTTAAGCCTTAAAAAAAATTTAGATTTACCCTCTATAAGCGAAGACCATGAAAAAGTGGTGGTAGAAGATATACAATCCCCTGTTTCAAAAAATGTACATAGATCAAAAATATCTGCTAATGCAACAGGAAATGTTTTCAGAAGAGATAAATGCAGATATGGAGAGGAATGTTATAg GAAAAATTCACAGCATAGAGATAAATTTTGCCATCCTGAAGATTCTGATTATGATATACCTGATAATAGAGAAGAATGTCCCTATGGCACTCGATGCTATCGTAAAAACCCTCAGCATAAAATGAAGTTCAAACATATTGGTACAAATATTGCAAATAATAAGCGTAAGAAGCAGAATTCTAAACAAACACAGATACAAAAATCTTTGGATACTATAAGTGGAATGGAGGATTCATCCGTAGAGGAGTCTGCTGAGGAATCTGTTGATGAATCTGAGTATGAGCCTTCTAGCAATGATGAAAGTTCAGATGATGATGAAATGTACTCTGACAAAAATTGA
- the LOC100643195 gene encoding aprataxin and PNK-like factor isoform X1, translated as MKKLQILRVDNDVVQKMDLQIGNNIIGRNVETGCDDDRIIKYAAIINLTSDNEMTITPYQVAPCYMKSIESSRWQLLKLGVAVPVKPGDVCTLVPDKCWFKIISVPDKMENNEDYTLKRKVNEDLDSNSVRDKRLCSGEGDNSRSSCNALHKILNNDHNVNKVNVEESVTNEDNITYNNNENKAQDANSTLICDYHNIDQSSAIERSAYEVQNMNKENSESYVNEKTLSLKKNLDLPSISEDHEKVVVEDIQSPVSKNVHRSKISANATGNVFRRDKCRYGEECYRKNSQHRDKFCHPEDSDYDIPDNREECPYGTRCYRKNPQHKMKFKHIGTNIANNKRKKQNSKQTQIQKSLDTISGMEDSSVEESAEESVDESEYEPSSNDESSDDDEMYSDKN; from the exons atgaaaaaattacaaatacttCGAGTAGATAACGACGTGGTGCAAAAAATGGACTTACAAATAGGTAATAACATCATTGGCCGAAATGTTGAAACTGGA TGTGATGATgatcgaattataaaatatgccgcaataataaatttaacatcTGACAATGAAATGACAATAACACCG TATCAGGTTGCTCCATGTTATATGAAGTCTATCGAATCGTCGCGATGGCAACTTCTTAAATTGGGTGTTGCAGTACCGGTAAAACCTGGAGATGTTTGTACTCTGGTACCGGATAAATGTTGGTTTAAAATTATATCAGTACctgataaaatggaaaataatgaGGACTATACGTTGAAACgaaaa GTTAATGAAGATTTAGATTCTAATAGTGTACGTGATAAAAGACTCTGTTCAGGAGAAGGAGATAATTCACGTTCTTCATGCAATGCattgcataaaatattaaataatgatcacaatgtaaataaagtaaatgttGAAGAAAGTGTTACAAATGaagataatataacatataataacaatgaaaataaagcaCAAGATGCAAATTCTACATTAATATGTGATTATCACAACATAGATCAGTCATCTGCAATTGAGAGATCTGCTTATGAAGTTCAAAATATGAATAAAGAGAATAGTGAATCTTATGTAAATGAAAAGACTTTAAGCCTTAAAAAAAATTTAGATTTACCCTCTATAAGCGAAGACCATGAAAAAGTGGTGGTAGAAGATATACAATCCCCTGTTTCAAAAAATGTACATAGATCAAAAATATCTGCTAATGCAACAGGAAATGTTTTCAGAAGAGATAAATGCAGATATGGAGAGGAATGTTATAg GAAAAATTCACAGCATAGAGATAAATTTTGCCATCCTGAAGATTCTGATTATGATATACCTGATAATAGAGAAGAATGTCCCTATGGCACTCGATGCTATCGTAAAAACCCTCAGCATAAAATGAAGTTCAAACATATTGGTACAAATATTGCAAATAATAAGCGTAAGAAGCAGAATTCTAAACAAACACAGATACAAAAATCTTTGGATACTATAAGTGGAATGGAGGATTCATCCGTAGAGGAGTCTGCTGAGGAATCTGTTGATGAATCTGAGTATGAGCCTTCTAGCAATGATGAAAGTTCAGATGATGATGAAATGTACTCTGACAAAAATTGA